The following proteins are co-located in the Siansivirga zeaxanthinifaciens CC-SAMT-1 genome:
- a CDS encoding protein-disulfide reductase DsbD domain-containing protein: MKNLILAFAILAFTSVRAQILEPVTWSTSVIKISDTEYDLVATASIDTHWHLYSQNVPEDGPIATSFTFKGNGSYLKKGNTTEETGKTIDDPVFGMKIKFFEKKANFKQRIKLKGKTPLKIDATVEFMVCDDSRCLPPTEVELVFNVK, translated from the coding sequence ATGAAAAATTTAATTTTAGCATTTGCCATTCTAGCTTTTACTTCTGTTAGAGCTCAAATACTAGAACCCGTTACATGGTCTACATCTGTAATTAAAATATCAGATACCGAATACGATTTAGTAGCCACAGCATCAATAGATACTCATTGGCATTTATATTCGCAAAACGTACCAGAAGATGGGCCTATAGCAACAAGCTTTACTTTTAAAGGCAATGGCAGTTATCTAAAAAAAGGGAATACAACCGAAGAAACCGGTAAAACCATAGACGATCCTGTTTTTGGAATGAAAATTAAATTTTTCGAAAAGAAAGCAAATTTTAAACAACGCATTAAATTAAAAGGCAAAACACCATTAAAAATTGATGCAACAGTCGAGTTTATGGTTTGCGACGATAGTAGATGTTTGCCACCTACAGAAGTAGAATTAGTTTTCAATGTGAAATAA
- a CDS encoding M16 family metallopeptidase has translation MKRILFFAFFLSFSLSFNGFAQTINYSEPLPVDQTIKKGVLPNGMTYYIKSTDVVKDAASYYIIQNVGSVLENEDQQGLAHFLEHMAFNGTKNFPGKGILNTLQKHGAVFGKDINAYTSFDETVYNLNNIPTKDGLVDTCLTVLKDWSNYLLLTDEEIDAERGVIKEEWRTRQNGQMRLFQTSLPITFNKSKYSERLPIGLMSVVEGFKYKALRDFYHDWYRTDLQAIAIIGDVDVDDIEKKIIANFSEIPAVENPKPRYVVDIPENTGMLYSLGTDPEVSTASLSFGIRHKKSLDTETVGDLKRSLLESMATSLLTARISEQAQKPDASFLGAGVRYSSLSRTSDALSVGISPKPNMQKEAFKEVFTEVERAVRYGHIASEVERSITQIKTSYENKISKRDDASHGQIEWGIQNNFLSNSTITDVEKEYEIAKSIFNTITPEDVHNTIKRLFSKNNRYLNVTGVEGQDNLTEAQAKAILSEIENDNSIEPYTESLDGKTLVSDLDIKSGKITETKHNKEIDATTFILSNGVKVHYKFVNKEKDNVVLTGTSYGGTSLLSDDELPSADLMSSLLQMSGLGDFSATDLKKVLAGKTANVRVGLGEINENISGTSNTKDVETMLQMVHVYFVKPRFDEKAYKVLESNISNYIIRRSKDIGEQMRDSLTVAVYGKNNPKERIFNQDYVKDISFEKIKKVYNDRFANVSDFEFFIIGDVEEANLKPLLEKYIASIPTNKVKEAYKDNGAEWVSSKIDEDIYIAMEDPKASVNVVYKKEMPYSVANSIYTSALGDILQLRVLETVREAEGGAYSPRATANFSREPKSQVFVSFRFDCNPDMADKLVDIVNAELEKIANGTISDDDLSKTRTNFIKEREQAKDKNAYDMSVLTSYFRYNENINDPKNFENIVTKMTKKDIQKIAKEVLSAGKSYEVVFKPKQ, from the coding sequence ATGAAACGTATTTTATTTTTTGCTTTTTTTTTAAGTTTTTCACTTTCATTTAACGGATTTGCACAAACTATTAATTACAGCGAACCATTACCGGTAGACCAAACTATAAAAAAAGGGGTTTTACCAAATGGCATGACTTATTACATCAAGAGTACCGATGTTGTAAAAGATGCTGCAAGTTATTATATTATTCAAAATGTAGGGTCTGTTCTAGAAAACGAAGACCAACAAGGTTTAGCTCACTTTTTAGAGCATATGGCTTTTAACGGAACAAAAAACTTCCCAGGAAAAGGCATTTTAAATACACTACAAAAACACGGTGCCGTATTTGGTAAAGACATTAATGCATACACTTCTTTTGATGAAACAGTTTACAATTTAAACAACATACCAACTAAAGATGGGTTGGTAGATACTTGTTTAACTGTGTTAAAAGACTGGTCGAACTATTTATTGTTAACCGACGAAGAAATTGATGCCGAACGTGGTGTTATAAAAGAAGAATGGCGTACTCGCCAAAACGGTCAAATGCGTTTGTTTCAAACAAGTTTACCAATAACCTTCAATAAATCTAAATATTCAGAACGTTTACCAATTGGTTTAATGTCTGTTGTAGAAGGTTTTAAATACAAAGCTTTAAGAGATTTTTATCACGATTGGTATCGTACAGATTTACAAGCCATTGCTATTATTGGCGATGTAGATGTAGATGATATCGAAAAGAAAATTATAGCTAATTTTTCTGAAATTCCAGCCGTTGAAAATCCAAAACCACGCTACGTTGTAGATATTCCAGAAAATACCGGGATGTTATACAGTTTAGGTACAGACCCTGAGGTTTCTACCGCCAGTTTAAGTTTTGGTATTCGTCATAAAAAATCTTTAGATACTGAAACCGTTGGAGACTTAAAACGTTCTTTATTAGAGTCGATGGCAACAAGTCTTTTAACTGCAAGAATTTCAGAGCAAGCACAAAAACCAGACGCTTCATTTTTAGGAGCAGGGGTACGTTACAGCTCACTATCTAGAACTTCAGACGCACTTAGTGTTGGTATTTCTCCAAAACCAAATATGCAAAAAGAGGCTTTTAAGGAAGTTTTTACCGAAGTAGAACGTGCTGTAAGATATGGGCACATTGCATCTGAGGTAGAAAGAAGCATTACCCAAATAAAAACATCTTACGAAAATAAAATTTCTAAAAGAGATGATGCAAGTCATGGTCAAATAGAATGGGGTATTCAAAATAATTTCTTGTCTAACAGTACCATAACCGACGTAGAAAAGGAATACGAAATTGCTAAGTCAATTTTTAATACAATTACTCCAGAAGATGTTCACAATACTATAAAACGTTTATTTTCTAAAAACAACCGATATTTAAATGTAACGGGTGTTGAAGGTCAAGATAACCTAACCGAAGCTCAAGCAAAAGCGATTTTATCTGAGATAGAAAACGATAATAGCATCGAACCTTACACAGAATCTTTAGATGGTAAAACCTTAGTTTCAGATTTAGATATTAAATCTGGTAAAATAACCGAGACAAAACACAATAAAGAAATCGATGCTACAACCTTTATTTTAAGTAATGGCGTTAAAGTACATTATAAATTTGTAAACAAAGAGAAAGATAATGTTGTATTAACCGGAACTAGTTATGGTGGAACATCTCTATTAAGCGACGACGAATTACCTTCGGCCGATTTAATGTCGAGTTTACTTCAAATGTCTGGTTTAGGAGATTTTTCAGCAACCGATTTAAAAAAGGTTTTAGCGGGAAAAACAGCTAATGTAAGAGTTGGTCTAGGAGAAATTAACGAAAACATTTCTGGAACTTCAAACACCAAAGATGTAGAAACCATGTTACAAATGGTTCATGTATATTTTGTAAAACCACGTTTCGATGAGAAAGCATATAAAGTACTAGAAAGTAACATAAGCAACTATATTATTCGCAGAAGCAAAGATATTGGCGAGCAAATGAGAGATAGTTTAACAGTAGCTGTTTACGGAAAAAACAATCCTAAAGAACGTATTTTTAATCAGGATTATGTAAAAGATATTTCTTTCGAAAAGATTAAAAAAGTTTACAACGACCGTTTTGCTAATGTTTCAGATTTCGAATTCTTTATTATTGGAGATGTTGAAGAAGCAAATTTAAAACCACTTCTAGAAAAATATATTGCTAGTATTCCTACTAATAAAGTAAAAGAAGCTTATAAAGACAATGGTGCAGAGTGGGTGTCTTCTAAAATAGATGAAGATATTTATATTGCTATGGAAGATCCTAAAGCATCGGTAAATGTTGTGTACAAAAAAGAAATGCCATATTCTGTAGCAAATTCAATTTACACTTCTGCTTTAGGCGATATTTTACAATTAAGAGTTTTAGAAACTGTTAGAGAAGCCGAAGGTGGTGCGTATAGCCCAAGAGCTACAGCTAATTTTTCTAGAGAGCCAAAATCTCAGGTTTTTGTATCTTTTAGATTTGATTGTAATCCAGACATGGCCGATAAATTAGTTGATATTGTTAATGCCGAATTAGAAAAAATTGCAAACGGAACTATTAGTGACGACGATTTAAGTAAAACAAGAACGAACTTTATTAAAGAGCGTGAGCAGGCTAAAGATAAAAATGCTTATGATATGAGTGTGCTTACATCGTACTTTAGATATAACGAAAACATAAACGATCCTAAAAACTTTGAGAATATTGTTACTAAAATGACGAAAAAAGATATTCAAAAAATCGCAAAAGAAGTACTTAGCGCTGGAAAATCTTATGAAGTTGTTTTTAAACCAAAACAATAA
- a CDS encoding YicC/YloC family endoribonuclease has translation MIYSMTGYGKSVLQLPTKKVTVELKSLNSKSLDLNARMPSIYREKELAIRKLLAEKLERGKVDFSIYVETTAEDTSTQINTPVVKQYMQQLKQVVDGDAIELLKMAVRFPDALNTVREEIDENEWELINNEINLAVNDLITHRLNEGEVLEADFKLRINTIDTLLEQVIAIDPERIEGVRERLLKGVEELKEKYDENRFEQELVFYIEKFDITEEKVRLKNHLNYFLETMNSKDSNGKKLGFISQEIGREINTIGSKSNYAPMQQLVVQMKDELEKIKEQLLNAL, from the coding sequence ATGATTTATTCTATGACAGGTTACGGAAAATCTGTATTGCAACTACCTACAAAAAAAGTAACAGTTGAGCTAAAATCGCTTAACAGTAAAAGTCTCGATTTAAATGCAAGAATGCCATCTATTTACCGAGAAAAAGAACTTGCTATTAGAAAACTGCTAGCCGAAAAACTAGAACGTGGCAAAGTAGATTTCTCTATTTATGTTGAAACAACAGCCGAAGATACCTCTACACAAATTAATACACCCGTAGTTAAACAATACATGCAGCAATTAAAACAAGTTGTAGATGGCGATGCTATCGAACTTTTAAAAATGGCAGTACGTTTTCCAGATGCTTTAAATACGGTTCGTGAAGAAATAGACGAAAACGAATGGGAGCTTATTAACAACGAAATTAATTTAGCTGTTAACGATTTAATTACCCACCGTTTAAATGAAGGTGAAGTTTTAGAAGCCGATTTTAAACTTCGTATTAACACCATTGATACGCTTTTAGAACAAGTGATAGCCATCGATCCCGAACGTATTGAAGGGGTTCGCGAGCGTTTATTAAAAGGTGTTGAAGAATTAAAAGAAAAATACGACGAAAACCGTTTCGAACAAGAATTGGTGTTTTACATTGAAAAATTCGATATAACCGAAGAAAAAGTACGTTTAAAAAACCATTTAAACTACTTTTTAGAAACCATGAATTCTAAAGATTCTAACGGAAAAAAACTAGGTTTTATTAGCCAAGAAATAGGTCGAGAAATTAACACTATTGGGTCTAAGAGTAATTATGCACCTATGCAGCAGCTTGTTGTGCAAATGAAAGACGAATTAGAAAAAATAAAAGAACAATTATTGAATGCGCTTTAA
- the gmk gene encoding guanylate kinase: protein MKEGLTNTGKLIVFSAPSGSGKTTIVKHLLGIKDLNLEFSISATSREKRGTEVHGKDYYFLSLDDFKKHIKNDDFLEWEEVYRDNFYGTLKSEVERIWAMGKTVIFDIDVSGGLRIKRKFPEQTLAIFVKPPSIDDLKIRLKKRQTETEDKINMRVAKASAELATAPLFDVIVVNDELDKALIKAEKLVSDFINS from the coding sequence GTGAAAGAAGGATTAACAAATACAGGGAAACTTATCGTGTTTTCGGCACCATCGGGATCGGGTAAAACAACCATAGTAAAACATTTGTTAGGTATTAAAGATTTAAATTTAGAATTTTCAATATCTGCAACCTCCAGAGAAAAACGTGGCACCGAAGTACACGGTAAAGATTACTACTTTTTATCGCTGGACGATTTTAAAAAACACATAAAAAACGATGATTTTCTAGAATGGGAAGAAGTATATCGCGATAACTTTTATGGCACCTTAAAAAGCGAGGTAGAACGCATTTGGGCTATGGGTAAAACCGTTATTTTCGATATAGATGTTTCGGGAGGCTTACGCATAAAACGAAAATTTCCAGAACAAACCCTTGCCATATTTGTTAAACCACCAAGCATCGACGATTTAAAAATTCGTTTAAAAAAGCGTCAAACAGAAACCGAAGACAAAATAAACATGCGTGTCGCAAAAGCTTCGGCAGAACTCGCTACAGCGCCTTTATTTGATGTTATAGTTGTAAACGACGAGTTAGATAAAGCCTTAATTAAAGCAGAAAAACTGGTTAGCGACTTTATAAATTCTTAA